One Fibrobacterota bacterium genomic region harbors:
- a CDS encoding NAD(P)H-binding protein, whose product MILVTGGAGTMGLRLTRALMAEGHAVRALCLPGDPAAAKVRALGAEAAFGDITDLASLGRALAGVRIVFHLAAVLLSPGRPEVFRQVNAYGTRNLVAAAESAGVSHFIYVSSISVAYPRGNAYARSKAHGEAYVKASRLDWTIVRPTLAYEDGGAAEFMAFLAHVRRGRSVWLPAGGRARKNPVHVEDLAAGFAALPGNAVAYGKTYVFSGDESLTLREMAELLLARMGSPKPVRGLPAWLCLAAVGSAWLLSLATRRPPFFTWQTYTGLIQDADFPPDQARAELGYAPRPFRAGVATLASLRDPSRAK is encoded by the coding sequence TTGATCCTGGTAACGGGTGGCGCGGGAACCATGGGGCTGCGGCTGACCCGGGCCCTGATGGCCGAAGGGCATGCGGTGCGCGCCCTATGCCTGCCGGGGGATCCCGCCGCCGCGAAGGTCCGGGCCCTAGGGGCGGAGGCCGCTTTCGGCGACATTACCGACCTGGCTTCCTTGGGCCGGGCCCTGGCGGGCGTCCGCATCGTCTTCCATTTGGCCGCCGTTCTCTTGAGCCCCGGGCGGCCCGAAGTCTTCCGTCAGGTCAACGCCTACGGCACGCGGAATCTGGTCGCCGCGGCCGAGAGCGCTGGCGTTTCGCATTTCATCTACGTCTCCTCGATTTCAGTCGCCTATCCGCGCGGCAACGCCTACGCGCGCTCGAAGGCGCATGGCGAGGCGTACGTGAAAGCCTCGCGGCTGGACTGGACCATAGTGCGCCCCACCTTGGCATATGAGGACGGGGGAGCGGCCGAGTTCATGGCCTTCCTCGCCCACGTGCGGCGCGGCCGATCGGTATGGCTGCCGGCGGGCGGGCGGGCGCGCAAGAATCCCGTGCACGTGGAGGATCTCGCCGCCGGCTTCGCGGCCCTTCCCGGCAATGCCGTCGCTTACGGGAAAACCTACGTGTTTTCGGGAGACGAGTCATTGACCTTGCGCGAGATGGCCGAACTGCTCTTGGCCCGGATGGGAAGCCCCAAGCCGGTGCGCGGCTTGCCAGCCTGGTTATGCCTGGCCGCCGTGGGTTCGGCATGGTTGCTTTCGCTTGCGACGCGTCGGCCGCCCTTCTTCACCTGGCAAACCTATACCGGCCTGATCCAGGATGCGGACTTCCCGCCTGATCAGGCCCGGGCCGAACTGGGCTATGCGCCGCGCCCTTTCCGCGCGGGAGTTGCCACCCTGGCCTCGCTGCGCGATCCTTCGAGGGCCAAATGA
- a CDS encoding DMT family transporter gives MASRPDLNKNIRKGLAVAVTASALFSAKSVFHKLCFRYGTPPVVLQTLRALFSLPFFVWPFVARRFAANFIARRAAARSPAAPFEGKRPVAAPTFAAKDVLILAVLGLTGFYVASLLDMLGLQYVSAGTERLILYVYPTLVILFSAFIFRKAIPRALYAPLALSYLGIAVSFGGEAKMGGSRSFYGGCLVFGSAICYALFMVFQGKLVHRYGPRFFAAGCMLFSFAGYFVHFLICYPLSALAQPRPVLWIAAFTAVFCNVAPTYLTSYAIKLAGSGPTSVAGTVGPVSTLVLSSWLLGEKAGWPQIVGLALVVAGALRLSAGGKGGGQGPSSPPAPAKGASGSATGGGKFASSTARGTPASAPGRRASAMGISDSARAVPVPPELSDPAASAAAFLASTKGGGSMVWGRGNSHSRSA, from the coding sequence ATGGCCTCGCGGCCCGATTTGAATAAGAACATCCGGAAGGGATTGGCGGTGGCGGTAACGGCATCGGCGCTCTTCTCGGCGAAATCCGTTTTCCACAAGCTGTGCTTCCGTTATGGAACGCCGCCCGTGGTGCTGCAAACCCTGCGGGCGTTGTTCTCCCTGCCGTTCTTCGTCTGGCCCTTCGTCGCCCGGCGCTTCGCCGCCAACTTCATCGCCCGGCGCGCCGCCGCACGGAGCCCCGCCGCCCCCTTCGAGGGCAAGCGGCCTGTCGCGGCCCCAACCTTCGCGGCCAAGGATGTCCTGATCCTGGCGGTGCTGGGCTTGACCGGCTTCTACGTGGCGAGCCTGTTGGATATGCTGGGGTTGCAATACGTATCGGCGGGCACGGAAAGGCTGATCCTGTACGTGTATCCCACTCTCGTGATCCTGTTCTCGGCCTTCATTTTCCGCAAAGCCATTCCGCGGGCCCTCTACGCGCCTTTGGCCTTGTCCTACCTGGGGATAGCCGTTTCCTTCGGGGGGGAAGCGAAAATGGGCGGGAGCCGGTCCTTTTATGGCGGATGCCTGGTTTTCGGGAGCGCGATCTGCTATGCCCTTTTCATGGTCTTCCAAGGAAAGCTGGTGCACCGGTACGGCCCGCGTTTTTTCGCCGCCGGTTGCATGCTCTTCTCCTTCGCCGGCTACTTCGTCCACTTCCTGATTTGCTATCCGCTCTCGGCCTTGGCGCAGCCGCGCCCGGTGTTGTGGATCGCCGCCTTCACGGCGGTGTTCTGCAACGTGGCCCCGACCTATCTGACATCCTACGCCATAAAGCTGGCGGGATCGGGACCGACATCGGTGGCGGGCACGGTGGGACCCGTTTCGACCCTGGTGCTGTCGTCCTGGCTGCTGGGGGAGAAGGCCGGATGGCCGCAGATCGTGGGGCTGGCGCTGGTGGTAGCGGGGGCGTTACGCCTGTCCGCCGGGGGGAAAGGCGGGGGTCAAGGACCTTCCTCGCCGCCGGCGCCGGCCAAAGGCGCGTCCGGATCGGCGACAGGCGGCGGCAAGTTCGCGTCTTCCACGGCGCGGGGAACTCCGGCATCGGCGCCGGGTCGGCGGGCTTCGGCCATGGGGATTTCGGATTCGGCGCGGGCCGTCCCCGTTCCTCCGGAGCTTTCCGATCCGGCCGCGTCGGCAGCCGCCTTTCTGGCGTCGACGAAAGGCGGAGGCTCTATGGTTTGGGGCCGAGGCAACAGCCATTCGCGCAGCGCATAG
- a CDS encoding SEL1-like repeat protein, with protein MDKSLHVFVCSTYRDLVSERNAVLDGLEGLTDQFASLTFYCPRSIQSLDVAKDEISRSDVLILIMGHLHGVIAPGLDTPHAEAEYAEGVASGKRILVYLRDPDSGMHPAHFERDPARAAQLKAFRDKIEATHGAKVFDDIYSLVSMVTHDLWRLAQDSGLKPKSGPKTVKFKAKASETRKIPMGVSLLPQSQTPDGRASATTTIPILQKALATPFRRRNRSGGRLPRVLSFGAVGLALLALAAVKLKGTPILRSVPYRAENAEGQSSQALAAQPSAEAPVGAMAAAPKPEAPPKPSGIVAVTDDEDPTKAFLRKATQGSAADQYKAGEMYENGKDVHRNDSIALKWYKRAADQGMAEAQYKVGMMYRWGKGTKKSSYAAAHWIQSAAEQGHPRAQVALGQMYKTGKGVPKDETAAFKWFLKAADQKDPEAEKILADLKRN; from the coding sequence ATGGATAAGTCCCTCCACGTATTCGTCTGCAGCACGTATCGCGATTTGGTGAGCGAGAGGAACGCCGTACTCGACGGCCTCGAAGGCCTCACCGATCAGTTCGCGTCGTTAACCTTTTATTGTCCGCGTTCCATCCAGTCCCTGGATGTCGCCAAGGATGAAATCAGCCGCAGCGACGTCCTGATCCTGATCATGGGCCATCTGCATGGCGTCATCGCCCCGGGGCTGGATACGCCGCATGCGGAAGCTGAATACGCCGAAGGTGTCGCTTCCGGGAAAAGGATACTTGTCTACCTCCGCGATCCCGATTCGGGAATGCACCCGGCCCATTTCGAAAGGGATCCCGCCCGCGCCGCGCAACTGAAAGCCTTCCGGGACAAGATCGAAGCCACCCACGGGGCCAAGGTATTCGACGACATCTACTCCCTCGTCTCCATGGTCACCCATGATTTGTGGCGGTTGGCGCAGGACTCCGGCCTCAAGCCCAAGTCCGGGCCCAAGACCGTGAAGTTCAAGGCGAAGGCCTCGGAAACGCGCAAGATACCCATGGGCGTTTCCCTGCTGCCGCAATCCCAAACCCCGGACGGTCGCGCGAGCGCGACGACCACCATTCCTATCCTGCAAAAGGCCCTGGCCACCCCCTTCCGCCGCCGCAACCGGAGCGGCGGACGTTTGCCGCGGGTCCTCTCCTTCGGCGCGGTGGGACTGGCGCTCTTGGCCCTTGCCGCGGTCAAACTCAAAGGCACTCCCATCCTGAGGTCCGTCCCCTATCGCGCCGAGAACGCCGAAGGCCAATCTTCGCAAGCCCTTGCGGCACAGCCTTCTGCCGAAGCTCCCGTAGGCGCCATGGCCGCGGCGCCGAAACCGGAGGCCCCGCCCAAGCCTTCGGGTATCGTGGCGGTTACCGATGACGAGGACCCCACCAAAGCCTTCCTGCGCAAGGCCACCCAAGGCTCGGCGGCGGATCAGTATAAGGCCGGAGAGATGTACGAGAACGGGAAAGACGTGCATCGCAACGATTCCATCGCCCTTAAGTGGTACAAGCGGGCGGCCGACCAGGGCATGGCCGAAGCGCAATACAAGGTCGGGATGATGTATCGCTGGGGCAAAGGCACCAAGAAAAGTTCCTACGCCGCCGCCCATTGGATCCAATCCGCCGCGGAGCAAGGCCATCCCCGCGCCCAGGTCGCCCTGGGGCAGATGTATAAGACCGGAAAAGGCGTCCCCAAGGACGAGACGGCCGCTTTCAAATGGTTCCTGAAGGCGGCCGATCAGAAAGATCCGGAAGCCGAAAAGATCCTCGCCGACCTGAAGCGGAACTGA
- a CDS encoding penicillin acylase family protein — MRLGLMVLVCILLDSRLGPVPPIARFFSPFGGFWRNAESLRASDEKLSLPGLAEPVTVVFDKRRVPHIFAQNPHDAFFAQGFVTARDRLWQMEIQSLAGAGRLAEVLGPNLIEHDRFQRRLGIPQAAARSLEVMLRDEETATAVRAYAEGVNAWIAGLDPKDYPIEYKLLDYAPGKWSSLYTALMLKNMQWTLSGGGDEVPMSNTLARMGRDFTARFFPLRHPETPPVIPPGTAWDTAAPAPPPAPAGLGARPLPPTLLPFGVDGKDTASPSVPERSPDPGNGSNNFVISSAHTASGHPLLANDPHLELSLPSIWYEIQLSAPGLGVYGASLPGSPAVIIGFNRKIAWGVTNGGDDVLDWYRVTFKDASLSEYQYGGNWKPTRKEVEAIKVRGGATVLDTIVYTHQGPVVLKDQEKPFTRNTPALHALHWLALDPSNELRAFIDIMRARDYADFAAALDPYHCPSQNFAFASVDGDIALFHHGLFPRKWKGQGRFTLDGSQPGNDWSGWLPRRYEPAARNPAQGWLASANQSPADSTYPFYLGAGYLDGPRARRVAALAAEAESLTVGGAFAMLQDEYDLTAADLVPALLPRIARAPLSREDSTARQSLAAWDFRHRPESRPAAVFDQWWRLLYKAIWSDEFGGDSAHYQWPSKDRTRRLILEEPDAEWFDDITTPAHETLSSLALRTFRDACASLRNRPGGPPDWAAYRPVEINHLAHIAPFGALGIRAGGCADCVNSLKGVHGPSWRMVVDLSGQPTGYGIYPGGQSGNPGSPHYAEFVADWATGRHYPLSFFSDPGVAGQEADYRLQLRGR, encoded by the coding sequence TTGCGGCTCGGCCTGATGGTCCTGGTTTGCATCCTACTCGACTCCCGCCTCGGCCCCGTGCCCCCCATAGCGCGCTTCTTCAGCCCCTTCGGCGGGTTTTGGCGCAATGCCGAAAGCCTGCGCGCGAGTGATGAGAAATTGAGCCTGCCGGGATTGGCCGAACCGGTCACGGTGGTGTTCGATAAACGCCGGGTGCCGCACATCTTCGCGCAGAACCCGCACGATGCGTTCTTCGCCCAGGGTTTCGTCACCGCCCGAGACCGCCTTTGGCAAATGGAAATCCAGTCGCTGGCCGGCGCGGGACGGTTGGCTGAAGTGCTGGGCCCGAACCTCATCGAGCATGATCGCTTCCAGCGCCGCCTCGGCATCCCGCAGGCGGCCGCGCGATCCCTGGAGGTGATGCTGCGCGACGAAGAGACCGCGACGGCCGTGCGCGCCTATGCCGAAGGCGTCAACGCGTGGATCGCCGGGCTCGACCCCAAGGATTACCCGATCGAGTACAAATTGCTCGACTATGCTCCCGGGAAATGGAGTTCCCTCTACACGGCCTTGATGCTCAAGAACATGCAATGGACCTTGTCGGGCGGCGGCGACGAAGTGCCGATGTCCAATACCCTGGCCCGGATGGGACGGGATTTCACCGCGCGCTTCTTCCCGCTGAGGCATCCGGAAACGCCTCCCGTGATCCCTCCCGGGACGGCATGGGATACCGCCGCGCCGGCGCCGCCACCGGCCCCTGCCGGGCTGGGCGCACGTCCCTTGCCCCCGACCTTACTGCCCTTCGGCGTCGACGGAAAGGATACGGCGTCCCCCTCGGTCCCCGAACGGAGTCCCGATCCGGGCAATGGCAGCAACAATTTCGTGATCTCCAGCGCGCATACCGCCAGCGGCCATCCCCTGCTCGCCAACGATCCCCATCTCGAACTCAGCTTGCCGTCCATCTGGTACGAGATCCAGCTTTCGGCGCCGGGCCTGGGCGTTTACGGAGCCTCGCTTCCGGGCTCGCCCGCCGTCATCATCGGTTTCAACCGGAAGATCGCCTGGGGCGTGACCAACGGCGGGGACGACGTACTGGATTGGTACCGGGTGACGTTCAAGGATGCCTCCCTTTCCGAATACCAGTACGGAGGGAATTGGAAGCCGACCCGCAAGGAGGTGGAAGCCATCAAGGTGCGGGGCGGCGCGACCGTGCTGGATACCATCGTATATACGCATCAGGGGCCGGTGGTGCTGAAGGATCAGGAAAAGCCTTTCACCCGCAATACGCCCGCCCTGCATGCCCTGCATTGGCTGGCCCTGGATCCTTCCAACGAACTGCGCGCCTTCATCGACATCATGCGGGCGAGGGACTATGCCGATTTCGCGGCGGCCTTGGACCCCTACCATTGCCCGTCCCAGAACTTCGCCTTCGCGTCGGTGGACGGGGACATCGCCCTTTTCCATCATGGCCTCTTCCCGCGCAAATGGAAAGGCCAAGGGCGATTCACCTTGGACGGATCGCAGCCGGGCAACGATTGGTCGGGTTGGCTGCCCCGCAGGTACGAACCGGCCGCGCGCAACCCGGCCCAAGGCTGGCTGGCTTCGGCGAACCAGAGTCCCGCCGATTCCACCTACCCTTTCTACCTGGGCGCCGGCTATCTCGACGGCCCCCGGGCCCGCCGCGTGGCCGCCTTGGCGGCCGAGGCTGAGTCCCTCACCGTCGGCGGGGCCTTCGCCATGTTGCAGGATGAGTACGATCTCACCGCGGCGGACCTGGTTCCCGCCCTGCTTCCCCGCATCGCCCGGGCTCCGCTCTCCCGTGAGGATTCCACCGCCCGTCAATCCCTCGCGGCCTGGGATTTCCGGCATCGGCCGGAAAGCCGGCCGGCCGCCGTTTTCGATCAATGGTGGCGGTTGCTGTATAAGGCGATCTGGTCGGATGAATTCGGGGGCGACTCGGCCCATTATCAATGGCCGTCCAAGGATCGCACCCGCAGGTTGATCCTCGAGGAACCGGACGCGGAATGGTTCGATGACATCACCACCCCGGCCCATGAAACCTTATCTTCCCTGGCCCTCCGCACCTTCCGCGACGCATGCGCATCCCTGCGCAACCGGCCCGGCGGGCCGCCGGATTGGGCCGCCTACCGGCCCGTGGAGATCAACCATCTGGCGCATATCGCCCCCTTCGGGGCCCTGGGAATACGTGCGGGAGGCTGCGCCGATTGCGTCAACTCGTTGAAGGGCGTGCATGGCCCTTCTTGGCGGATGGTGGTGGACCTCTCGGGGCAACCCACCGGTTACGGCATCTATCCCGGCGGGCAATCGGGCAATCCCGGCTCCCCCCATTACGCCGAGTTCGTGGCGGATTGGGCCACGGGTAGGCATTATCCCTTATCCTTCTTTTCCGATCCCGGCGTCGCCGGGCAGGAAGCCGATTATCGCTTGCAATTGAGGGGGCGCTGA
- a CDS encoding NAD-dependent epimerase/dehydratase family protein: MAKIALLGCGGFIGSHCLDAFLADPSIQVEGWDWSSAKIANHLGRPNFRFHAGDIYAQADLTERFAACDVVISLAAICNPSQYNTRGVDVIESNFIQARRIADFCAEAGRWLIQFSTSEVYGQTLAHWTGAGESRPDLYEMDEEETPLLLGPISSQRWSYACAKQLLERYVYALHKERGLQFTLVRPFNFLGPRMDFLPGREGEGLPRVLACFTAALLDRRPLPLVDGGTARRTFLAVEEAVQALGRMLERPAAAKNRIFNLGNPANETTIRGLAESMREAAASVTGDRGYLSLPLESVSAETFYGEGYADSDRRMPRIERARDLLGWEPREGLPGILRRTLEHAFSIHAPRTAPAART, from the coding sequence ATGGCCAAGATCGCCCTGTTGGGTTGCGGCGGCTTCATCGGCAGCCATTGTCTGGACGCCTTTCTGGCCGATCCCTCCATCCAGGTGGAGGGCTGGGATTGGTCCTCCGCCAAAATCGCGAACCATCTGGGACGCCCCAATTTCCGCTTCCATGCCGGGGATATCTATGCCCAGGCCGACTTGACCGAGCGTTTCGCCGCTTGCGACGTGGTGATCTCCCTGGCGGCCATCTGCAATCCTTCCCAATACAATACCCGAGGCGTGGATGTCATCGAAAGCAATTTCATCCAGGCGCGCAGGATCGCCGACTTCTGCGCCGAAGCCGGACGCTGGCTGATCCAGTTCTCCACCAGCGAAGTGTACGGCCAAACCTTGGCGCATTGGACCGGCGCCGGTGAAAGCCGCCCCGACTTGTATGAAATGGACGAGGAGGAAACGCCTTTGCTCCTCGGCCCGATTTCCAGCCAACGCTGGAGCTACGCCTGCGCCAAGCAATTGCTGGAACGCTACGTCTACGCCCTGCATAAGGAGCGGGGCCTTCAGTTCACCCTGGTGCGGCCCTTCAATTTCCTGGGCCCACGCATGGATTTCCTGCCCGGCCGGGAGGGCGAAGGCTTGCCTAGGGTGCTGGCCTGCTTCACGGCGGCCCTGCTCGATCGCCGCCCCCTGCCCCTGGTCGACGGTGGAACGGCCCGCCGCACCTTCTTGGCCGTGGAAGAAGCCGTCCAGGCGTTGGGCCGCATGCTGGAGCGCCCCGCGGCCGCGAAGAACCGCATATTCAATCTGGGCAACCCCGCCAATGAGACCACCATCCGCGGGCTGGCGGAATCGATGCGAGAGGCGGCCGCGTCGGTCACCGGCGATCGCGGCTACCTTTCCCTCCCCCTCGAAAGCGTTTCGGCGGAAACCTTCTACGGGGAGGGCTACGCCGATTCCGATCGCCGCATGCCGCGCATCGAACGGGCCAGGGACTTGTTAGGCTGGGAACCCCGGGAAGGCCTGCCCGGCATCCTGCGCCGTACCCTGGAACATGCTTTCTCGATTCATGCTCCCCGCACGGCCCCGGCCGCCCGGACCTGA
- a CDS encoding serine/threonine protein kinase has translation MTKFKRTMDQDQDITTMKTRALGKGATKPGQAEVGPAYPDRLFATGSQAILPISPSQQIPVQAEPATGQMPQADPSLFADGVPVDPFSGDPFLGRMVGNCKILEKINEGGSALIYRAHNVNFGLDRVIKILRPALAEDADNFERFKQEAQLTARLDHPNILRVFDTGEIARQFYIEMEYVEGQSLRTYLGNHVRLRETDILGIASQIAGALDYAHNVPIKTSEGETIKGILHRDIKPENIMITTTGTVKLMDFGAAKPMSVNTRTMQGTVVGTPHYMSPEQINGDALDARSDFFSLGVLLYELCTGRRPFEADNLASLLWKIDDCKFERVRKLRSAISPLTEELVEKLLSKDPDHRPATAAEIQETLQISLRAFRSWGSGGTARIPFSWKRAYPTVALCASLVALALSGYTFWRGWRFMHGFSASPELRSYFSTILGKGLEAEMAKDYSGALAAYELVPPPDKGGDHDAYLEARLRSAAIYFRHKDQLTKARSVLEGLRRDYDDPAIDAYLGQLYYGQALYMEAKERLEAYFNSTKTTVLRNSNWFNPHDFQKDALYAYANALDGQYTYIEQKPENLDAAVSAWDRFSRFADCNAEAEDKRCRFAEKRSEELARLRKK, from the coding sequence TTGACTAAGTTTAAGCGGACCATGGATCAGGACCAGGACATAACCACCATGAAGACCCGCGCCTTGGGCAAAGGCGCGACCAAGCCCGGCCAAGCCGAAGTGGGACCGGCCTATCCGGACCGGCTCTTCGCGACCGGGTCCCAGGCCATCCTTCCGATTTCCCCGTCCCAGCAGATCCCCGTCCAGGCCGAACCGGCCACGGGCCAAATGCCCCAGGCGGATCCGTCCCTGTTCGCGGACGGGGTTCCCGTCGATCCATTCTCGGGCGATCCCTTCCTCGGGCGCATGGTGGGCAATTGCAAGATCCTGGAGAAGATCAACGAGGGCGGCAGCGCCCTCATCTACCGCGCGCATAACGTGAACTTCGGGCTGGATCGCGTCATCAAGATCCTGCGGCCCGCCCTGGCCGAGGACGCGGATAATTTCGAACGCTTCAAGCAGGAAGCCCAACTCACCGCCCGACTGGATCATCCCAACATCCTGCGCGTCTTCGATACCGGCGAAATCGCCCGGCAGTTCTATATCGAGATGGAATACGTGGAAGGGCAATCCCTGCGGACCTATCTCGGCAACCACGTGCGCCTCCGGGAAACGGATATCCTGGGGATCGCATCGCAAATCGCCGGCGCTCTTGACTACGCCCATAACGTGCCGATCAAGACCTCGGAGGGCGAGACCATCAAGGGGATCTTGCACCGGGACATCAAGCCCGAGAACATCATGATCACCACCACGGGCACGGTGAAGCTGATGGACTTCGGCGCGGCCAAGCCCATGAGCGTGAATACGCGCACCATGCAGGGCACCGTGGTGGGCACGCCCCATTACATGTCCCCCGAGCAGATCAATGGGGACGCCCTGGACGCGCGCAGCGATTTCTTTTCCCTCGGGGTGCTCCTGTACGAGTTGTGCACCGGGCGCCGGCCCTTCGAGGCCGACAACCTGGCATCCCTGCTGTGGAAGATCGACGATTGCAAATTCGAGCGCGTGCGCAAGCTACGCTCGGCCATCTCCCCGCTGACCGAAGAGCTGGTCGAGAAGCTGCTCTCCAAGGATCCCGATCATCGTCCCGCCACGGCGGCGGAGATCCAGGAGACCTTGCAGATCTCCTTGCGGGCTTTCCGGAGCTGGGGCAGCGGCGGCACGGCCCGCATCCCGTTCTCGTGGAAACGCGCCTACCCCACCGTGGCCCTGTGCGCCTCCCTGGTCGCCCTGGCTTTGTCCGGTTACACCTTCTGGCGCGGCTGGCGGTTCATGCACGGCTTTTCGGCTTCGCCCGAACTCCGCTCCTATTTCTCCACCATCCTGGGCAAGGGCCTGGAAGCGGAGATGGCGAAGGATTACAGCGGGGCCCTCGCCGCCTACGAACTGGTGCCCCCGCCGGACAAGGGCGGCGATCACGACGCCTATCTCGAGGCGCGCCTGCGCAGCGCGGCCATCTACTTCCGGCATAAGGATCAATTGACCAAGGCCCGCTCGGTGCTCGAAGGGCTGCGCCGCGATTACGACGATCCCGCCATCGACGCCTACCTGGGCCAGCTTTATTACGGGCAAGCCTTGTACATGGAAGCGAAGGAACGCCTGGAGGCGTATTTCAATTCCACCAAGACCACGGTGCTGCGCAATTCCAATTGGTTCAATCCGCACGATTTCCAGAAGGACGCGCTGTACGCCTACGCCAATGCGTTGGACGGGCAGTACACCTATATCGAGCAGAAGCCGGAGAACCTCGACGCGGCCGTCTCGGCCTGGGATCGGTTCAGCCGCTTCGCGGATTGCAACGCCGAAGCCGAGGATAAGCGTTGCCGCTTCGCCGAGAAGCGATCGGAAGAGCTCGCGCGCCTCCGCAAGAAATAG